One genomic region from Xiphophorus couchianus chromosome 21, X_couchianus-1.0, whole genome shotgun sequence encodes:
- the pfkpa gene encoding ATP-dependent 6-phosphofructokinase, platelet type isoform X2, giving the protein MAQPDSKKIFFENLSGAGKAIAVLTSGGDAQGMNAAVRAVVRMGLYVGAKVYFIHEGYQGMVDGGDNIREATWESVSSMLQVGGTVIGSARCKDFRSHEGRLKAAHNLVERGITNLCVIGGDGSLTGANLFREEWSGLLSELVQQGLIEADAVQKYSALHIVGMVGSIDNDFCGTDMTIGTDSALHRIIEVVDAIMTTAQSHQRTFVLEVMGRHCGYLALVSALACGADWVLIPEMPPEDGWEEKMCQKLSANRAGMKRLNIIIVAEGAIDRNNKAITTDYIKNLVVKNLGFDTRVTILGHVQRGGTPSAFDRILASRMGVEAILALLETTANTPACVVSLCGNQSVRVPLMECVQTTQEVQKAMDQKRFEEAVKLRGRSFENNLRTYKLLAHRKPESELPVSNFNVAVLNVGAPAAGMNAAVRSAVRVGISEGHKMFAVSDGFEGFYKGQIKEIKWGDVGGWTGQGGSLLGTKRTLPAKHVDKIAEQMRKYNINALLVIGGFEALECLLQLCDARSTFEEFCIPMCMLPATISNNVPGTELSIGADTALNAIVETCDRIKQSASGTKRRVFIIETMGGYCGYLATVGGLAAGADAAYIYEEPFDIRDLQANVEHLTEKMKTSIQRGLVLRNENSNVNYTTDFIYQLYTEEGRGVFDCRKNVLGHMQQGGAPSPFDRNFGTKISAKAMQWLSQKLVESYRKDEGRVFANTEDTCCLLGMHARALVFQPVVQLKDHTDFVHRIPKEQWWLKLRPLMKILAKYKTSYDVSDSGQVEHVIHSRPKDSDASVAM; this is encoded by the exons ATGGCGCAGCCGGACAGCAAGAAGATATTCTTTGAGAACCTGTCGGGAGCGGGGAAAGCCATCGCAGTGCTCACAAGCGGAGGAGATGCTCAAG GAATGAATGCGGCAGTCCGCGCCGTGGTCCGAATGGGGCTGTACGTGGGagctaaagtttattttattcatgag GGGTATCAGGGGATGGTGGACGGAGGGGACAACATAAGAGAAGCCACCTGGGAGAGTGTCTCCAGCATGTTACAAGTG GGTGGGACTGTGATCGGCAGCGCCCGCTGCAAAGACTTCCGCAGCCACGAGGGCCGCCTGAAGGCGGCTCACAACCTGGTGGAGCGCGGCATCACCAACCTGTGCGTGATCGGCGGCGACGGCAGTCTGACGGGAGCCAACCTGTTCAGGGAGGAATGGAGCGGCCTGCTCTCTGAGCTGGTGCAGCAAG GTCTGATCGAAGCCGACGCCGTACAGAAGTACTCGGCCCTGCACATCGTGGGGATGGTGGGCTCCATCGACAACGACTTCTGTGGAACCGACATGACGATTGGCACTGACTCGGCCCTGCACCGAATCATCGAGGTGGTAGACGCCATCATGACCACCGCACAGAG CCACCAGAGGACGTTTGTGTTGGAGGTCATGGGCAGACACTGTgg CTACCTGGCCTTGGTGAGCGCTCTGGCTTGTGGCGCCGACTGGGTTCTGATTCCTGAAATGCCTCCGGAGGACGGCTGGGAGGAGAAGATGTGCCAGAAACTATCTGCG AACCGCGCAGGGATGAAAAGGCTGAATATCATAATTGTCGCCGAAGGGGCGATTGACCGTAACAACAAAGCCATTACAACTGACTATATTAAGAAT CTTGTTGTCAAAAACTTGGGCTTTGACACACGGGTCACCATCTTGGGCCACGTGCAGAGAGGAGGGACGCCGTCTGCTTTTGACCGCATCTTG GCCAGTCGTATGGGAGTGGAGGCCATCCTGGCTCTCCTGGAGACCACCGCCAACACGCCGGCCTGTGTGGTCTCTCTCTGCGGGAACCAGTCGGTGCGCGTGCCTCTGATGGAGTGTGTTCAGACG ACTCAAGAGGTCCAGAAAGCCATGGACCAGAAACGGTTTGAGGAGGCCGTCAAACTTCGGGGCAG GAGTTTCGAAAACAACCTGAGGACGTACAAACTGCTGGCTCACCGCAAACCCGAGTCTGAGCTGCCAGTT AGCAACTTCAACGTGGCGGTGCTGAACGTGGGAGCGCCCGCGGCGGGCATGAACGCCGCCGTCCGGTCGGCCGTCAGGGTGGGGATTTCAGAGGGACACAAGATGTTTGCCGTCAGCGACGGCTTTGAAGGATTCTACAAAGGGCAG ATTAAGGAGATTAAATGGGGGGATGTTGGAGGCTGGACTGGACAGGGTGGCTCCCTGTTGGGAACTAAAAG GACGCTTCCTGCGAAGCATGTCGACAAAATTGCCGAGCAGATGCGAAAGTACAACATAAACGCTCTGCTGGTAATTGGCGGATTTGAG GCGCTTGAGtgtctgctgcagctgtgtgaCGCCCGTTCTACCTTTGAGGAGTTTTGCATCCCAATGTGTATGCTGCCTGCCACCATAAGTAACAATGTACCGGGCACAGAGCTGTCTATCGGGGCAGACACGGCCCTGAACGCTATCGTGGAG ACTTGCGACCGCATCAAGCAGTCAGCCAGCGGGACCAAGAGGCGCGTGTTCATCATCGAGACCATGGGGGGCTACTGCGGCTACCTGGCCACCGTGGGGGGGCTGGCGGCGGGCGCCGACGCCGCTTACATCTACGAGGAGCCATTCGACATCAGAGATCTACAG GCTAATGTTGAACATCTGACAGAGAAAATGAAGACCAGCATCCAAAGAGGACTGGTGCTCAG GAACGAGAACTCCAACGTGAACTACACCACGGACTTCATCTACCAGCTGTACAcggaagaaggcagaggagtgTTCGACTGCAGGAAGAACGTGCTGGGACACATGCAGCAG GGAGGAGCGCCGTCGCCGTTCGACCGCAACTTCGGGACCAAGATCTCCGCCAAGGCCATGCAGTGGCTTTCCCAGAAGCTGGTGGAGTCGTACAGAAAAG ATGAAG GCCGAGTGTTTGCCAACACCGAGGACACCTGCTGTCTGCTGGGGATGCACGCCAGGGCTCTGGTCTTCCAGCCTGTCGTGCAGCTCAAGGATCACACCGATTTTGT CCACAGGATCCCCAAAGAGCAGTGGTGGCTGAAGCTGCGTCCCCTGATGAAGATCTTGGCCAAGTACAAGACGAGCTACGACGTGTCCGACTCGGGACAGGTGGAGCACGTCATACACAGCCGACCCAAAGACTCGGACGCTTCGGTCGCCATGTGA
- the pfkpa gene encoding ATP-dependent 6-phosphofructokinase, platelet type isoform X7, translating to MAQPDSKKIFFENLSGAGKAIAVLTSGGDAQGMNAAVRAVVRMGLYVGAKVYFIHEGYQGMVDGGDNIREATWESVSSMLQVGGTVIGSARCKDFRSHEGRLKAAHNLVERGITNLCVIGGDGSLTGANLFREEWSGLLSELVQQGLIEADAVQKYSALHIVGMVGSIDNDFCGTDMTIGTDSALHRIIEVVDAIMTTAQSHQRTFVLEVMGRHCGYLALVSALACGADWVLIPEMPPEDGWEEKMCQKLSANRAGMKRLNIIIVAEGAIDRNNKAITTDYIKNLVVKNLGFDTRVTILGHVQRGGTPSAFDRILASRMGVEAILALLETTANTPACVVSLCGNQSVRVPLMECVQTTQEVQKAMDQKRFEEAVKLRGRSFENNLRTYKLLAHRKPESELPVSNFNVAVLNVGAPAAGMNAAVRSAVRVGISEGHKMFAVSDGFEGFYKGQIKEIKWGDVGGWTGQGGSLLGTKRTLPAKHVDKIAEQMRKYNINALLVIGGFEAFLSLLELSAARGKYDEFCVPMVMVPATVSNNVPGSDLSIGADTALNAITTTCDRIKQSASGTKRRVFIIETMGGYCGYLATVGGLAAGADAAYIYEEPFDIRDLQANVEHLTEKMKTSIQRGLVLRNENSNVNYTTDFIYQLYTEEGRGVFDCRKNVLGHMQQGGAPSPFDRNFGTKISAKAMQWLSQKLVESYRKGRVFANTEDTCCLLGMHARALVFQPVVQLKDHTDFVHRIPKEQWWLKLRPLMKILAKYKTSYDVSDSGQVEHVIHSRPKDSDASVAM from the exons ATGGCGCAGCCGGACAGCAAGAAGATATTCTTTGAGAACCTGTCGGGAGCGGGGAAAGCCATCGCAGTGCTCACAAGCGGAGGAGATGCTCAAG GAATGAATGCGGCAGTCCGCGCCGTGGTCCGAATGGGGCTGTACGTGGGagctaaagtttattttattcatgag GGGTATCAGGGGATGGTGGACGGAGGGGACAACATAAGAGAAGCCACCTGGGAGAGTGTCTCCAGCATGTTACAAGTG GGTGGGACTGTGATCGGCAGCGCCCGCTGCAAAGACTTCCGCAGCCACGAGGGCCGCCTGAAGGCGGCTCACAACCTGGTGGAGCGCGGCATCACCAACCTGTGCGTGATCGGCGGCGACGGCAGTCTGACGGGAGCCAACCTGTTCAGGGAGGAATGGAGCGGCCTGCTCTCTGAGCTGGTGCAGCAAG GTCTGATCGAAGCCGACGCCGTACAGAAGTACTCGGCCCTGCACATCGTGGGGATGGTGGGCTCCATCGACAACGACTTCTGTGGAACCGACATGACGATTGGCACTGACTCGGCCCTGCACCGAATCATCGAGGTGGTAGACGCCATCATGACCACCGCACAGAG CCACCAGAGGACGTTTGTGTTGGAGGTCATGGGCAGACACTGTgg CTACCTGGCCTTGGTGAGCGCTCTGGCTTGTGGCGCCGACTGGGTTCTGATTCCTGAAATGCCTCCGGAGGACGGCTGGGAGGAGAAGATGTGCCAGAAACTATCTGCG AACCGCGCAGGGATGAAAAGGCTGAATATCATAATTGTCGCCGAAGGGGCGATTGACCGTAACAACAAAGCCATTACAACTGACTATATTAAGAAT CTTGTTGTCAAAAACTTGGGCTTTGACACACGGGTCACCATCTTGGGCCACGTGCAGAGAGGAGGGACGCCGTCTGCTTTTGACCGCATCTTG GCCAGTCGTATGGGAGTGGAGGCCATCCTGGCTCTCCTGGAGACCACCGCCAACACGCCGGCCTGTGTGGTCTCTCTCTGCGGGAACCAGTCGGTGCGCGTGCCTCTGATGGAGTGTGTTCAGACG ACTCAAGAGGTCCAGAAAGCCATGGACCAGAAACGGTTTGAGGAGGCCGTCAAACTTCGGGGCAG GAGTTTCGAAAACAACCTGAGGACGTACAAACTGCTGGCTCACCGCAAACCCGAGTCTGAGCTGCCAGTT AGCAACTTCAACGTGGCGGTGCTGAACGTGGGAGCGCCCGCGGCGGGCATGAACGCCGCCGTCCGGTCGGCCGTCAGGGTGGGGATTTCAGAGGGACACAAGATGTTTGCCGTCAGCGACGGCTTTGAAGGATTCTACAAAGGGCAG ATTAAGGAGATTAAATGGGGGGATGTTGGAGGCTGGACTGGACAGGGTGGCTCCCTGTTGGGAACTAAAAG GACGCTTCCTGCGAAGCATGTCGACAAAATTGCCGAGCAGATGCGAAAGTACAACATAAACGCTCTGCTGGTAATTGGCGGATTTGAG GCCTTCCTGTCACTGCTGGAATTGTCAGCGGCTCGTGGGAAATATGACGAGTTCTGTGTGCCCATGGTCATGGTCCCGGCCACGGTCTCCAACAATGTGCCTGGCTCAGACCTCAGCATTGGCGCTGACACGGCTCTGAACGCCATCACTACT ACTTGCGACCGCATCAAGCAGTCAGCCAGCGGGACCAAGAGGCGCGTGTTCATCATCGAGACCATGGGGGGCTACTGCGGCTACCTGGCCACCGTGGGGGGGCTGGCGGCGGGCGCCGACGCCGCTTACATCTACGAGGAGCCATTCGACATCAGAGATCTACAG GCTAATGTTGAACATCTGACAGAGAAAATGAAGACCAGCATCCAAAGAGGACTGGTGCTCAG GAACGAGAACTCCAACGTGAACTACACCACGGACTTCATCTACCAGCTGTACAcggaagaaggcagaggagtgTTCGACTGCAGGAAGAACGTGCTGGGACACATGCAGCAG GGAGGAGCGCCGTCGCCGTTCGACCGCAACTTCGGGACCAAGATCTCCGCCAAGGCCATGCAGTGGCTTTCCCAGAAGCTGGTGGAGTCGTACAGAAAAG GCCGAGTGTTTGCCAACACCGAGGACACCTGCTGTCTGCTGGGGATGCACGCCAGGGCTCTGGTCTTCCAGCCTGTCGTGCAGCTCAAGGATCACACCGATTTTGT CCACAGGATCCCCAAAGAGCAGTGGTGGCTGAAGCTGCGTCCCCTGATGAAGATCTTGGCCAAGTACAAGACGAGCTACGACGTGTCCGACTCGGGACAGGTGGAGCACGTCATACACAGCCGACCCAAAGACTCGGACGCTTCGGTCGCCATGTGA
- the pfkpa gene encoding ATP-dependent 6-phosphofructokinase, platelet type isoform X3, protein MAQPDSKKIFFENLSGAGKAIAVLTSGGDAQGMNAAVRAVVRMGLYVGAKVYFIHEGYQGMVDGGDNIREATWESVSSMLQVGGTVIGSARCKDFRSHEGRLKAAHNLVERGITNLCVIGGDGSLTGANLFREEWSGLLSELVQQGLIEADAVQKYSALHIVGMVGSIDNDFCGTDMTIGTDSALHRIIEVVDAIMTTAQSHQRTFVLEVMGRHCGYLALVSALACGADWVLIPEMPPEDGWEEKMCQKLSATRSRGTRLNIIIVAEGAIDRHGKPITSSIVKDLVVKNLGFDTRVTILGHVQRGGTPSAFDRILASRMGVEAILALLETTANTPACVVSLCGNQSVRVPLMECVQTTQEVQKAMDQKRFEEAVKLRGRSFENNLRTYKLLAHRKPESELPVSNFNVAVLNVGAPAAGMNAAVRSAVRVGISEGHKMFAVSDGFEGFYKGQIKEIKWGDVGGWTGQGGSLLGTKRTLPAKHVDKIAEQMRKYNINALLVIGGFEAFLSLLELSAARGKYDEFCVPMVMVPATVSNNVPGSDLSIGADTALNAITTTCDRIKQSASGTKRRVFIIETMGGYCGYLATVGGLAAGADAAYIYEEPFDIRDLQANVEHLTEKMKTSIQRGLVLRNENSNVNYTTDFIYQLYTEEGRGVFDCRKNVLGHMQQGGAPSPFDRNFGTKISAKAMQWLSQKLVESYRKDEGRVFANTEDTCCLLGMHARALVFQPVVQLKDHTDFVHRIPKEQWWLKLRPLMKILAKYKTSYDVSDSGQVEHVIHSRPKDSDASVAM, encoded by the exons ATGGCGCAGCCGGACAGCAAGAAGATATTCTTTGAGAACCTGTCGGGAGCGGGGAAAGCCATCGCAGTGCTCACAAGCGGAGGAGATGCTCAAG GAATGAATGCGGCAGTCCGCGCCGTGGTCCGAATGGGGCTGTACGTGGGagctaaagtttattttattcatgag GGGTATCAGGGGATGGTGGACGGAGGGGACAACATAAGAGAAGCCACCTGGGAGAGTGTCTCCAGCATGTTACAAGTG GGTGGGACTGTGATCGGCAGCGCCCGCTGCAAAGACTTCCGCAGCCACGAGGGCCGCCTGAAGGCGGCTCACAACCTGGTGGAGCGCGGCATCACCAACCTGTGCGTGATCGGCGGCGACGGCAGTCTGACGGGAGCCAACCTGTTCAGGGAGGAATGGAGCGGCCTGCTCTCTGAGCTGGTGCAGCAAG GTCTGATCGAAGCCGACGCCGTACAGAAGTACTCGGCCCTGCACATCGTGGGGATGGTGGGCTCCATCGACAACGACTTCTGTGGAACCGACATGACGATTGGCACTGACTCGGCCCTGCACCGAATCATCGAGGTGGTAGACGCCATCATGACCACCGCACAGAG CCACCAGAGGACGTTTGTGTTGGAGGTCATGGGCAGACACTGTgg CTACCTGGCCTTGGTGAGCGCTCTGGCTTGTGGCGCCGACTGGGTTCTGATTCCTGAAATGCCTCCGGAGGACGGCTGGGAGGAGAAGATGTGCCAGAAACTATCTGCG ACCCGTTCCAGGGGCACAAGGCTGAACATAATCATAGTAGCAGAGGGAGCCATTGACAGGCACGGGAAGCCTATAACTTCTAGTATTGTCAAGGAT CTTGTTGTCAAAAACTTGGGCTTTGACACACGGGTCACCATCTTGGGCCACGTGCAGAGAGGAGGGACGCCGTCTGCTTTTGACCGCATCTTG GCCAGTCGTATGGGAGTGGAGGCCATCCTGGCTCTCCTGGAGACCACCGCCAACACGCCGGCCTGTGTGGTCTCTCTCTGCGGGAACCAGTCGGTGCGCGTGCCTCTGATGGAGTGTGTTCAGACG ACTCAAGAGGTCCAGAAAGCCATGGACCAGAAACGGTTTGAGGAGGCCGTCAAACTTCGGGGCAG GAGTTTCGAAAACAACCTGAGGACGTACAAACTGCTGGCTCACCGCAAACCCGAGTCTGAGCTGCCAGTT AGCAACTTCAACGTGGCGGTGCTGAACGTGGGAGCGCCCGCGGCGGGCATGAACGCCGCCGTCCGGTCGGCCGTCAGGGTGGGGATTTCAGAGGGACACAAGATGTTTGCCGTCAGCGACGGCTTTGAAGGATTCTACAAAGGGCAG ATTAAGGAGATTAAATGGGGGGATGTTGGAGGCTGGACTGGACAGGGTGGCTCCCTGTTGGGAACTAAAAG GACGCTTCCTGCGAAGCATGTCGACAAAATTGCCGAGCAGATGCGAAAGTACAACATAAACGCTCTGCTGGTAATTGGCGGATTTGAG GCCTTCCTGTCACTGCTGGAATTGTCAGCGGCTCGTGGGAAATATGACGAGTTCTGTGTGCCCATGGTCATGGTCCCGGCCACGGTCTCCAACAATGTGCCTGGCTCAGACCTCAGCATTGGCGCTGACACGGCTCTGAACGCCATCACTACT ACTTGCGACCGCATCAAGCAGTCAGCCAGCGGGACCAAGAGGCGCGTGTTCATCATCGAGACCATGGGGGGCTACTGCGGCTACCTGGCCACCGTGGGGGGGCTGGCGGCGGGCGCCGACGCCGCTTACATCTACGAGGAGCCATTCGACATCAGAGATCTACAG GCTAATGTTGAACATCTGACAGAGAAAATGAAGACCAGCATCCAAAGAGGACTGGTGCTCAG GAACGAGAACTCCAACGTGAACTACACCACGGACTTCATCTACCAGCTGTACAcggaagaaggcagaggagtgTTCGACTGCAGGAAGAACGTGCTGGGACACATGCAGCAG GGAGGAGCGCCGTCGCCGTTCGACCGCAACTTCGGGACCAAGATCTCCGCCAAGGCCATGCAGTGGCTTTCCCAGAAGCTGGTGGAGTCGTACAGAAAAG ATGAAG GCCGAGTGTTTGCCAACACCGAGGACACCTGCTGTCTGCTGGGGATGCACGCCAGGGCTCTGGTCTTCCAGCCTGTCGTGCAGCTCAAGGATCACACCGATTTTGT CCACAGGATCCCCAAAGAGCAGTGGTGGCTGAAGCTGCGTCCCCTGATGAAGATCTTGGCCAAGTACAAGACGAGCTACGACGTGTCCGACTCGGGACAGGTGGAGCACGTCATACACAGCCGACCCAAAGACTCGGACGCTTCGGTCGCCATGTGA
- the pfkpa gene encoding ATP-dependent 6-phosphofructokinase, platelet type isoform X6, with protein sequence MAQPDSKKIFFENLSGAGKAIAVLTSGGDAQGMNAAVRAVVRMGLYVGAKVYFIHEGYQGMVDGGDNIREATWESVSSMLQVGGTVIGSARCKDFRSHEGRLKAAHNLVERGITNLCVIGGDGSLTGANLFREEWSGLLSELVQQGLIEADAVQKYSALHIVGMVGSIDNDFCGTDMTIGTDSALHRIIEVVDAIMTTAQSHQRTFVLEVMGRHCGYLALVSALACGADWVLIPEMPPEDGWEEKMCQKLSATRSRGTRLNIIIVAEGAIDRHGKPITSSIVKDLVVKNLGFDTRVTILGHVQRGGTPSAFDRILASRMGVEAILALLETTANTPACVVSLCGNQSVRVPLMECVQTTQEVQKAMDQKRFEEAVKLRGRSFENNLRTYKLLAHRKPESELPVSNFNVAVLNVGAPAAGMNAAVRSAVRVGISEGHKMFAVSDGFEGFYKGQIKEIKWGDVGGWTGQGGSLLGTKRTLPAKHVDKIAEQMRKYNINALLVIGGFEAFLSLLELSAARGKYDEFCVPMVMVPATVSNNVPGSDLSIGADTALNAITTTCDRIKQSASGTKRRVFIIETMGGYCGYLATVGGLAAGADAAYIYEEPFDIRDLQANVEHLTEKMKTSIQRGLVLRNENSNVNYTTDFIYQLYTEEGRGVFDCRKNVLGHMQQGGAPSPFDRNFGTKISAKAMQWLSQKLVESYRKGRVFANTEDTCCLLGMHARALVFQPVVQLKDHTDFVHRIPKEQWWLKLRPLMKILAKYKTSYDVSDSGQVEHVIHSRPKDSDASVAM encoded by the exons ATGGCGCAGCCGGACAGCAAGAAGATATTCTTTGAGAACCTGTCGGGAGCGGGGAAAGCCATCGCAGTGCTCACAAGCGGAGGAGATGCTCAAG GAATGAATGCGGCAGTCCGCGCCGTGGTCCGAATGGGGCTGTACGTGGGagctaaagtttattttattcatgag GGGTATCAGGGGATGGTGGACGGAGGGGACAACATAAGAGAAGCCACCTGGGAGAGTGTCTCCAGCATGTTACAAGTG GGTGGGACTGTGATCGGCAGCGCCCGCTGCAAAGACTTCCGCAGCCACGAGGGCCGCCTGAAGGCGGCTCACAACCTGGTGGAGCGCGGCATCACCAACCTGTGCGTGATCGGCGGCGACGGCAGTCTGACGGGAGCCAACCTGTTCAGGGAGGAATGGAGCGGCCTGCTCTCTGAGCTGGTGCAGCAAG GTCTGATCGAAGCCGACGCCGTACAGAAGTACTCGGCCCTGCACATCGTGGGGATGGTGGGCTCCATCGACAACGACTTCTGTGGAACCGACATGACGATTGGCACTGACTCGGCCCTGCACCGAATCATCGAGGTGGTAGACGCCATCATGACCACCGCACAGAG CCACCAGAGGACGTTTGTGTTGGAGGTCATGGGCAGACACTGTgg CTACCTGGCCTTGGTGAGCGCTCTGGCTTGTGGCGCCGACTGGGTTCTGATTCCTGAAATGCCTCCGGAGGACGGCTGGGAGGAGAAGATGTGCCAGAAACTATCTGCG ACCCGTTCCAGGGGCACAAGGCTGAACATAATCATAGTAGCAGAGGGAGCCATTGACAGGCACGGGAAGCCTATAACTTCTAGTATTGTCAAGGAT CTTGTTGTCAAAAACTTGGGCTTTGACACACGGGTCACCATCTTGGGCCACGTGCAGAGAGGAGGGACGCCGTCTGCTTTTGACCGCATCTTG GCCAGTCGTATGGGAGTGGAGGCCATCCTGGCTCTCCTGGAGACCACCGCCAACACGCCGGCCTGTGTGGTCTCTCTCTGCGGGAACCAGTCGGTGCGCGTGCCTCTGATGGAGTGTGTTCAGACG ACTCAAGAGGTCCAGAAAGCCATGGACCAGAAACGGTTTGAGGAGGCCGTCAAACTTCGGGGCAG GAGTTTCGAAAACAACCTGAGGACGTACAAACTGCTGGCTCACCGCAAACCCGAGTCTGAGCTGCCAGTT AGCAACTTCAACGTGGCGGTGCTGAACGTGGGAGCGCCCGCGGCGGGCATGAACGCCGCCGTCCGGTCGGCCGTCAGGGTGGGGATTTCAGAGGGACACAAGATGTTTGCCGTCAGCGACGGCTTTGAAGGATTCTACAAAGGGCAG ATTAAGGAGATTAAATGGGGGGATGTTGGAGGCTGGACTGGACAGGGTGGCTCCCTGTTGGGAACTAAAAG GACGCTTCCTGCGAAGCATGTCGACAAAATTGCCGAGCAGATGCGAAAGTACAACATAAACGCTCTGCTGGTAATTGGCGGATTTGAG GCCTTCCTGTCACTGCTGGAATTGTCAGCGGCTCGTGGGAAATATGACGAGTTCTGTGTGCCCATGGTCATGGTCCCGGCCACGGTCTCCAACAATGTGCCTGGCTCAGACCTCAGCATTGGCGCTGACACGGCTCTGAACGCCATCACTACT ACTTGCGACCGCATCAAGCAGTCAGCCAGCGGGACCAAGAGGCGCGTGTTCATCATCGAGACCATGGGGGGCTACTGCGGCTACCTGGCCACCGTGGGGGGGCTGGCGGCGGGCGCCGACGCCGCTTACATCTACGAGGAGCCATTCGACATCAGAGATCTACAG GCTAATGTTGAACATCTGACAGAGAAAATGAAGACCAGCATCCAAAGAGGACTGGTGCTCAG GAACGAGAACTCCAACGTGAACTACACCACGGACTTCATCTACCAGCTGTACAcggaagaaggcagaggagtgTTCGACTGCAGGAAGAACGTGCTGGGACACATGCAGCAG GGAGGAGCGCCGTCGCCGTTCGACCGCAACTTCGGGACCAAGATCTCCGCCAAGGCCATGCAGTGGCTTTCCCAGAAGCTGGTGGAGTCGTACAGAAAAG GCCGAGTGTTTGCCAACACCGAGGACACCTGCTGTCTGCTGGGGATGCACGCCAGGGCTCTGGTCTTCCAGCCTGTCGTGCAGCTCAAGGATCACACCGATTTTGT CCACAGGATCCCCAAAGAGCAGTGGTGGCTGAAGCTGCGTCCCCTGATGAAGATCTTGGCCAAGTACAAGACGAGCTACGACGTGTCCGACTCGGGACAGGTGGAGCACGTCATACACAGCCGACCCAAAGACTCGGACGCTTCGGTCGCCATGTGA